A genomic segment from Daphnia pulex isolate KAP4 chromosome 5, ASM2113471v1 encodes:
- the LOC124193426 gene encoding uncharacterized protein LOC124193426, giving the protein MSSPNTVASSENSSKKTEDSRVVAKQEINTLPEEGVKNNATVVKTEQPAQPPVTNGALPESEVKVVGNGLESSTNGQDEKPISDGPHREVPALLPLGPISSTPATAQLGSLPSVSPTPPARQPLPQLLPMTPATAPVVATKSAPPPPPSTPTTKTRGRTSLSASVSSSPSKEQSPPGPSLRSKKEDEEPEQSVVVPEEKEVKKRKAVSKKRYSVASSDSTEKGDADSGGDGDTGRKSKRARTRTQPFQSSDMDVNLLRVIKASAAAQATAAAQLAKANEEKLVVFFKGEFLAVRNAEGGFYICQATQNICRGGHKIRIRWLSQEDPKNPKKKTKNAVAAETAKDESGFDIYTPDFYDNTDFECILTNLELEKLGRDRYGLPVEERTRTENILRRAIEVEQGVVDKLELTEEHPDGLDVSLFHDESQLKRKGNDEESSSESESDSKEEVATTSGSSAKSIQSVEPKTSTSGVASTSSGRGTKRTRAAAVAAARQKIQQMRQYQEDDDDEDSSDDDDDDDIDDDDDSSSDSEPGKRGRRGRSRPVPVTKARVNVRSARGKKLVVPPKKAAPIPMIMKRTKASLKEATEVTSNRRKVERVTVAPPSPPEKVLTVDVEMGETSTNDEESKEIKLDAVMAEENDSTEEKDKIKKSEKSEKSDTKTENKVADVKSAAVPVEVKPESKDNDKDGVKDVKKQVSTKTEKDAIETESVKEKPEKAAEDVKVEVKVVETKD; this is encoded by the exons ATGAGTTCACCAAATACAGTTGCGTCGAGTGAAAACTCCTCCAAGAAAACTGAAGACTCTCGTGTAGTTGCAAAGCAAGAGATCAACACACTTCCCGAAGAAGGAGTTAAAAACAATGCAACTGTTGTTAAAACAGAACAGCCAGCTCAACCACCAGTTACAAATGGTGCCTTACCAGAAAGTGAAGTGAAGGTTGTGGGAAATGGACTTGAATCATCAACAAACGGGCAAGATGAAAAACCTATCAGTGATGGGCCTCATAGGGAAGTTCCAGCTCTACTTCCACTTGGACCCATCTCTTCTACACCTGCTACTGCGCAACTGGGCTCTCTACCCTCTGTAAGCCCTACTCCACCTGCAAGACAACCCTTGCCTCAGCTATTACCCATGACCCCCGCTACAGCACCTGTTGTGGCTACTAAGagtgcaccaccaccaccaccttctaCTCCTACTACAAAAACCAGAGGGAGAACTTCTTTGTCAGCATCTGTGTCTTCAAGTCCATCCAAAGAACAGTCTCCTCCTGGTCCTTCGTTGAGAAgtaagaaagaagatgaagaaccaGAACAGTCTGTGGTTGttccagaagaaaaagaagtaaagaaaagaaaagcggtTTCTAAAAAGAGATATTCGGTTGCGTCGTCAg ATTCGACAGAAAAGGGTGATGCTGATTCTGGCGGTGATGGTGACACTGGTCGAAAGTCCAAGCGGGCCAGAACTCGAACTCAACCCTTTCAAAGCTCTGACATGGACGTTAATTTACTTCGAGTTATCAAAGCTTCAGCCGCTGCTCAAGCAACCGCAGCAGCTCAGTTGGCCAAGGCCAATGAAGAAAAGCTAGTTGTGTTTTTCAAAGGAGAATTTCTAGCGGTTCGTAATGCAGAGGGAGGCTTCTACATATGCCAA GCAACGCAAAACATTTGCCGAGGTGGCCATAAAATTCGAATTCGCTGGCTATCCCAGGAAGATCCCAAAAATcccaagaagaaaacgaaaaatgccGTCGCAGCTGAAACA GCGAAAGATGAAAGTGGATTTGACATCTACACTCCAGATTTCTATGATAATACCGACTTCGAGTGCATATTAACCAATTTAGAACTTGAAAAACTCGGTAGAGACCGCTACGGTTTACCTGTAGAAGAACGTACCCGAACGGAAAACATTCTCCGACGAGCCATTGAAGTTGAGCAAGGAGTCGTTGACAAATTAGAATTAACCGAAGAACATCCTGACGGCCTTgatgtttctttatttcatgATGAATCTCAGCTAAAACGGAAAGGCAATGATGAAGAATCATCATCGGAAAGCGAGTCTGATTCCAAAGAAG AAGTTGCCACGACCTCTGGAAGTTCGGCGAAATCCATCCAATCAGTCGAGCCTAAAACGTCCACTAGTGGAGTTGCTTCGACCTCATCTGGTAGAGGAACCAAAAGGACTCGGGCAGCGGCTGTTGCTGCCGCCCGGcagaaaattcaacaaatgCGACAATATCAGGAggatgacgacgatgaagatTCTAgtgacgatgacgacgacgacgatatcgatgatgacgatgatagTAGCAGCGATAGTGAACCAGGGAAACGTGGTCGACGAGGACGATCCCGCCCAGTGCCTGTAACGAAAGCACGCGTCAACGTTCGCTCCGCAAGAGGGAAAAAGCTTGTAGTGCCTCCCAAAAAGGCTGCTCCTATCCCCATGATAATGAAAC GCACGAAAGCGTCGCTTAAAGAAGCAACCGAGGTTACAAGTAATCGAAGAAAGGTGGAACGTGTCACTGTGGCCCCACCCTCGCCGCCTGAAAAGGTTCTTACCGTTGATGTTGAAATGGGCGAAACGTCAACAAACGATGAAGAGTCTAAGGAGATCAAGCTGGACGCCGTAATGGCTGAAGAGAATGATtcgacagaagaaaaagacaaaataaaaaagtccgAAAAGTCTGAAAAATCCGATACTAAAACTGAAAACAAAGTGGCTGACGTGAAAAGTGCAGCAGTTCCTGTGGAAGTCAAGCCTGAATCCAAAGACAACGATAAGGATGGTGTTAAGGATGTTAAAAAACAGGTATCAACTAAAACGGAGAAGGACGCGATAGAAACCGAGTCAGTCAaggaaaaaccagaaaaagcaGCTGAGGACGTCAAGGTAGAAGTTAAAGTAGTTGAAACCAAGGACTAG